Proteins found in one Zea mays cultivar B73 chromosome 1, Zm-B73-REFERENCE-NAM-5.0, whole genome shotgun sequence genomic segment:
- the LOC109943308 gene encoding uncharacterized protein: MTMNIAGHQGGGGVHLHLHVAARLSAWLLLLLLLPIDIVDVEQVVDVGLAQLASDHPGIIHRRVSSSTGEDGAGGVLHLLHLHVADHLGWRRLGVIACRRPLGIAFLLGQRRGRTVHLAQHVVAAAALGVVVLGHVPSHPVEAMAMPTRRPLVLLLLAAVG, from the coding sequence ATGACCATGAACATAGCTGGGCATCAAGGTGGCGGCGGGGTCCACCTGCACCTGCACGTCGCTGCTCGGCTCAGCGCatggctgttgctgctgctgctgctccccATCGACATTGTTGATGTTGAGCAAGTAGTCGACGTTGGACTTGCCCAACTCGCCTCCGACCATCCGGGGATCATccatcgtcgggtaagcagtagcaCCGGTGAAGATGGCGCCGGCGGGGTCCTGCATCTGCTGCACCTGCACGTCGCGGATCACCTTGGTTGGCGGCGCCTCGGGGTGATCGCCTGTCGCCGTCCTCTTGGTATTGCATTTCTTCTTGGCCAGAGACGAGGACGAACGGTGCACCTTGCACAGCACgtggtcgccgccgccgccctgggTGTCGTCGTACTCGGTCATGTGCCATCCCATCCTGTCGAAGCGATGGCGATGCCGACCCGACGTCCCCTCGTCCTCCTTCTCCTTGCGGCCGTAGGATAA
- the LOC118476193 gene encoding uncharacterized protein: MTMNIAGHQGGGGVHLHLHVAARLSAWLLLLLLLPIDIVDVEQVVDVGLAQLASDHPGIIHRRVSSSTGEDGAGGVLHLLHLHVADHLGWRRLGVIACRRPLGIAFLLGQRRGRTVHLAQHVVAAAALGVVVLGHVPSHPVEAMAMPTRRPLVLLLLAAVG; this comes from the exons ATGACCATGAACATAGCAGGGCATCAAG GTGGCGGCGGGGTCCACCTGCACCTGCACGTCGCTGCTCGGCTCAGCGCatggctgttgctgctgctgctgctccccATCGACATTGTTGATGTTGAGCAAGTAGTCGACGTTGGACTTGCCCAACTCGCCTCCGACCATCCGGGGATCATccatcgtcgggtaagcagtagcaCCGGTGAAGATGGCGCCGGCGGGGTCCTGCATCTGCTGCACCTGCACGTCGCGGATCACCTTGGTTGGCGGCGCCTCGGGGTGATCGCCTGTCGCCGTCCTCTTGGTATTGCATTTCTTCTTGGCCAGAGACGAGGACGAACGGTGCACCTTGCACAGCACgtggtcgccgccgccgccctgggTGTCGTCGTACTCGGTCATGTGCCATCCCATCCTGTCGAAGCGATGGCGATGCCGACCCGACGTCCCCTCGTCCTCCTTCTCCTTGCGGCCGTAGGATAA